The Parabacteroides sp. AD58 genome includes a window with the following:
- a CDS encoding lipopolysaccharide biosynthesis protein has product MSNTKQLKAGVLLSYLTLALSNIIALVYTPFMLRLMGQSEYGLYSLVASVVAYLTILDFGFGNAIVRYTAKYRAESREEEQSSLFGMFLAMYLGIGIIALIAGICLYLNIDLLFQQSMTLEELAKSKIMMLLMVLNVVLTFPLSIFPSIIVAYEKFVFHKLVNLARILIQPCIMIPLLLMRYKAMGMVVLTTVLNLGTLLVYCWYCFGRLHIKITFKGFDRPLLKEVTIYSFYVFLTIIVDRAFWSTGQFILGMLSGTKDVAIYSLVVQLCNYYMAFSLAISGVFLPKMTQLVTEGRSMTEISDLFIKIGRIQYIVMAYILFGFILFGKVFISYWAGDDYEMVYPLTVLIMIPQTVPLIQNLGISVLQAQNRQSFRSFLNVTVALISVFVGYELTKYWGIIGCAISTAGALLLGHGVILNWYYMKKIRLDIMKFWKQVFQITVPMLLAGGVTAISIYYHPMDSVLIIILNILLYSFFCGCFLWLFACNDYEKSLLLSPIQRFSHHKI; this is encoded by the coding sequence ATGAGTAATACAAAGCAGTTAAAAGCAGGTGTACTCTTATCTTATCTTACTTTAGCATTAAGTAATATAATCGCATTAGTCTATACTCCGTTTATGCTTCGATTGATGGGGCAATCGGAGTATGGACTTTATTCTTTAGTTGCTTCTGTTGTAGCTTATTTGACCATATTGGATTTTGGTTTTGGAAATGCGATTGTACGTTATACTGCAAAGTATAGAGCAGAGTCAAGAGAAGAAGAGCAATCCTCTTTGTTTGGAATGTTTTTGGCTATGTATTTAGGTATCGGAATTATTGCCCTAATAGCCGGAATCTGTTTATATCTAAACATAGATCTGTTGTTTCAACAATCCATGACATTAGAAGAGTTGGCAAAGTCTAAAATTATGATGTTGTTGATGGTACTTAATGTTGTATTAACTTTTCCTCTTAGTATATTCCCATCAATAATAGTTGCTTATGAAAAGTTTGTCTTTCATAAGTTAGTGAATTTGGCACGTATATTAATACAGCCTTGTATTATGATTCCTTTGTTATTAATGAGATATAAGGCTATGGGAATGGTTGTTTTAACAACAGTTCTAAATTTGGGTACATTGTTGGTTTATTGTTGGTACTGTTTTGGACGGTTACATATAAAAATAACATTTAAGGGGTTTGATCGTCCTTTACTGAAAGAAGTAACAATCTACTCCTTTTATGTGTTTCTAACGATTATTGTTGATCGTGCTTTTTGGAGTACAGGACAGTTTATATTGGGCATGTTAAGTGGTACAAAGGATGTTGCTATTTATTCATTAGTAGTTCAGTTATGTAATTATTATATGGCCTTCTCTTTGGCTATTTCAGGTGTTTTTCTTCCTAAAATGACGCAGTTAGTAACAGAAGGACGAAGTATGACCGAAATATCGGATTTATTTATTAAAATTGGGCGCATTCAGTATATTGTCATGGCCTATATTTTATTTGGTTTTATTCTGTTTGGGAAGGTATTTATTTCTTATTGGGCAGGAGATGATTATGAGATGGTTTATCCATTAACTGTTTTAATCATGATTCCTCAAACAGTACCATTGATTCAAAATTTAGGAATATCAGTGTTACAAGCGCAAAACAGGCAGAGTTTTCGTTCGTTTCTGAACGTAACAGTTGCTTTGATAAGTGTTTTTGTAGGCTATGAGTTGACCAAATATTGGGGAATTATAGGTTGTGCGATTTCTACAGCTGGAGCGTTGCTTCTTGGCCATGGTGTTATTTTGAACTGGTATTATATGAAGAAAATCCGGTTGGATATAATGAAGTTTTGGAAACAAGTATTTCAAATAACTGTGCCTATGTTATTAGCTGGGGGAGTAACAGCAATAAGTATTTATTATCATCCAATGGATAGTGTATTAATAATAATATTGAATATATTGTTATACTCTTTTTTTTGTGGTTGTTTTTTGTGGTTGTTTGCTTGTAATGACTATGAAAAGTCTTTATTGCTATCTCCCATACAAAGATTTTCTCATCATAAAATATAA
- a CDS encoding glycosyltransferase — MKLSVIIPVYNVEVYLPECVLSLYQSGLSSIDFEVLLINDGSTDGSFQIAGELSKKYMNIRIFTQENQGLSAARNRGILEAKGDYIFFLDSDDFIYPNALPFLLKKAFENNLDILRFEYWNVTESGEKQSLSEYINKRKLYEDKIGDGYFLLENVYNREFYACFSLIKRSFLIQSGVKFTQGMYYEDIEFTISLSTFAKRAMYISKPLYAYRNRVTSIVNTFNRKKATDLIMVASRLRRLANQKEKVISHVLEETVTNLMIFVLLRISEPSLFKERTLLLDLMKEEGLKYLYPQKNLKEISIPILYNIMGCFSIYFLLPISYIKNKYITKKIRKK; from the coding sequence ATGAAATTATCCGTTATTATACCTGTATACAATGTAGAAGTATATCTACCAGAATGTGTATTAAGTTTATATCAGTCAGGATTATCTAGTATAGACTTTGAAGTATTGTTGATCAATGATGGTTCTACAGATGGTAGTTTTCAAATTGCAGGTGAATTATCTAAGAAATATATGAATATTCGTATTTTTACTCAGGAAAACCAAGGTTTGTCGGCTGCTCGAAACCGTGGTATTTTGGAGGCAAAAGGTGATTATATATTTTTTTTAGATTCAGACGATTTTATTTATCCAAATGCATTACCATTCTTATTAAAAAAAGCATTTGAAAATAATTTAGATATATTACGCTTTGAATATTGGAATGTTACAGAATCTGGTGAAAAGCAATCTTTATCAGAATATATAAATAAACGAAAATTATATGAGGATAAAATAGGAGATGGTTATTTCTTATTGGAAAATGTTTACAATCGTGAATTTTATGCTTGTTTTTCTTTAATTAAAAGAAGTTTCTTAATTCAATCAGGAGTAAAATTTACTCAAGGCATGTATTATGAAGATATTGAATTTACTATATCTTTATCTACTTTTGCTAAGAGGGCTATGTATATTTCTAAACCTTTATATGCCTATAGAAACAGAGTAACTTCTATTGTAAATACATTTAATAGAAAAAAAGCTACTGATCTAATAATGGTTGCATCTCGTTTAAGGAGGCTTGCTAATCAGAAGGAAAAGGTTATATCCCATGTTTTAGAGGAAACCGTTACAAATCTTATGATATTTGTGTTGTTACGAATATCAGAACCTTCCTTATTTAAGGAAAGAACATTGTTGTTAGATTTAATGAAAGAAGAGGGATTAAAATATTTATATCCTCAAAAGAATTTAAAAGAAATATCTATCCCAATTTTATATAATATTATGGGGTGTTTTTCTATTTATTTTTTATTGCCTATTAGCTATATAAAAAATAAATATATCACAAAAAAAATACGAAAAAAATAA
- a CDS encoding glycoside hydrolase family 125 protein: MTTRRNFLKTGSLSLAGLVIGDKLFAQTDAKATPSVEQSGSFTEQAAKVWNDFTTKRPAESARKFTSEAVEAKLAEVKAHIKDPKLAWMFENCFPNTLDTTCEFKMKGGKPDTFILTGDIHAMWLRDSSAQVYPYVVLAKNDKKLQEMLQGVIRRQADCILIDPYANGFNEGPTGSEWESDHTEMKKELHERKWEIDSLCYPIRLAYHYWKETGDGSVFDDEWMKAMELVYKTFIEQQRKENNGPYQFGRTTAKQSDTLLNGFGSPVKPVGLIVSSFRPSDDATIFGFLIPSNLFAITSLRQLAEILRTVKNNTEFAGRCEALASEVEAAVKKYGIIEHPEFGQLYAFEVDGFGGRNLMDDANVPSLLALPFLGCVDVNDPIYQNTRRFVWSEANPYFFKGKAAEGIGGPHIGPDYIWPMSLIMLANTSNDEKEIRYCIETIRDTEAGTGFIHESFHKDDPKDYTRPWFAWANTLFGELIIKLQAEGRLKDLL; this comes from the coding sequence ATGACGACAAGACGTAATTTTCTGAAAACAGGATCTCTTTCTTTGGCCGGGTTAGTAATAGGTGATAAATTGTTCGCTCAGACAGACGCTAAGGCAACTCCTTCTGTTGAGCAGTCCGGTTCTTTTACAGAGCAGGCAGCTAAAGTGTGGAATGATTTCACAACCAAACGTCCGGCAGAAAGTGCCCGTAAGTTTACTTCCGAGGCTGTTGAGGCTAAATTGGCTGAAGTGAAAGCCCATATCAAAGATCCCAAATTAGCATGGATGTTCGAGAATTGTTTCCCCAATACATTGGATACTACCTGCGAGTTCAAGATGAAAGGCGGAAAACCTGATACTTTTATTTTAACAGGCGATATTCATGCGATGTGGCTGCGTGACTCGTCGGCTCAGGTATATCCTTATGTCGTATTGGCCAAGAATGATAAGAAACTGCAGGAAATGTTGCAGGGCGTCATTCGCCGCCAGGCCGATTGCATCCTGATTGACCCGTATGCAAACGGCTTCAATGAAGGCCCGACCGGAAGTGAATGGGAATCTGATCATACCGAGATGAAGAAGGAACTGCATGAACGCAAGTGGGAAATCGACTCTTTATGCTATCCGATCCGTCTGGCTTATCATTATTGGAAAGAGACCGGCGACGGCTCCGTATTCGATGACGAATGGATGAAGGCCATGGAGCTGGTGTACAAGACCTTTATTGAGCAACAGCGTAAGGAAAACAATGGCCCGTATCAGTTTGGACGTACCACGGCCAAGCAAAGCGATACATTGCTGAATGGCTTTGGCAGCCCGGTGAAACCGGTCGGACTGATTGTCTCTTCTTTCCGTCCTTCGGATGACGCGACTATCTTCGGATTCCTGATTCCGTCTAATCTGTTTGCGATTACCTCATTGCGCCAGTTGGCAGAAATATTGCGGACAGTAAAGAATAATACCGAATTTGCCGGTCGTTGCGAAGCCCTTGCTTCCGAAGTAGAGGCAGCCGTCAAGAAATATGGAATTATTGAGCATCCGGAATTCGGACAGCTCTATGCCTTTGAAGTCGATGGCTTTGGCGGTCGCAACCTGATGGACGATGCCAATGTGCCGAGCTTGCTCGCCTTGCCGTTCTTGGGCTGTGTGGATGTGAACGATCCGATCTATCAGAATACGCGCCGTTTTGTATGGAGCGAGGCTAACCCGTATTTCTTCAAGGGAAAAGCTGCCGAAGGAATTGGCGGACCGCACATTGGCCCTGATTACATCTGGCCGATGAGTCTGATTATGCTGGCCAATACTTCAAACGATGAAAAGGAAATCAGATACTGCATTGAGACGATTCGGGATACGGAAGCTGGAACCGGCTTTATCCATGAATCGTTCCATAAAGACGATCCTAAAGATTACACGCGCCCCTGGTTTGCCTGGGCCAATACGCTGTTTGGCGAATTGATCATCAAGCTGCAGGCTGAAGGTCGTCTGAAAGATCTTCTTTAA
- a CDS encoding CvfB family protein produces the protein MFTIGNYNKLKIVKILSFGAYLDGGNGKEILLPTRYVPKNAKVDDEVEVFIYHDNEGRLIATTLHPKAVVGEFAFLRVKSVNTTGAFLDWGLMKDLLVPYKEQKVTMKEGKWYLVYVRLDPVTQRIMASEKIEKFLNNIPPQYKYNQEVDLMVVEDGEIGYKVIVNNLHWGMIYHNQVFQRLERGEHLKGYVKEVRDDDKLDISLAPLGYQKVDGIAKVILDALQMKGGFLPVHDKSDPDVIYSLFRCSKKAFKQAVGALYKQHLITIEENGIRLTAQP, from the coding sequence ATGTTTACTATCGGTAATTACAATAAGCTGAAAATCGTCAAGATACTTAGTTTTGGGGCTTATCTGGACGGTGGAAACGGGAAAGAGATCTTACTGCCGACCCGCTATGTTCCTAAAAACGCGAAGGTAGATGACGAAGTGGAGGTTTTTATCTATCATGATAACGAGGGCAGACTGATCGCGACGACTTTGCACCCCAAGGCCGTCGTGGGTGAATTTGCTTTCTTGCGCGTCAAGTCGGTCAATACAACGGGGGCTTTCTTAGACTGGGGACTCATGAAAGATCTGCTGGTGCCTTACAAAGAGCAAAAGGTAACTATGAAGGAAGGCAAATGGTATCTGGTTTATGTCCGTCTCGACCCGGTAACGCAAAGGATCATGGCGTCTGAAAAGATCGAGAAGTTCCTCAATAATATTCCGCCTCAATATAAGTATAATCAGGAAGTAGACCTGATGGTGGTGGAAGATGGAGAAATAGGCTATAAGGTGATCGTCAACAACCTGCACTGGGGAATGATCTACCACAACCAGGTCTTTCAGCGCCTGGAAAGAGGCGAGCACCTGAAAGGCTATGTGAAAGAAGTGAGAGATGATGACAAATTGGATATCAGCCTGGCGCCTTTAGGGTATCAGAAAGTTGACGGAATAGCGAAAGTGATATTGGATGCCTTGCAGATGAAAGGCGGATTTTTGCCTGTCCACGACAAGAGTGATCCGGATGTGATCTACTCGCTGTTCCGGTGCAGCAAAAAAGCCTTTAAGCAGGCTGTCGGCGCTTTGTACAAACAGCATCTGATCACGATTGAAGAAAACGGCATCCGCCTGACAGCACAACCCTGA
- a CDS encoding glycosyltransferase family 2 protein — MKHSPQISVIVPVYKVEKVLSRCINSILSQAYTNFEILLIDDGSPDKSGLICDDYAKLDTRIRVFHQSNKGVSAARNKGLKEAVGEYVLFVDSDDCFSVEWLKLLGTYVGKYDMCFWGAKILSGKDQEKVVGEYLPIQKDTDHDASLADIIYSLFKIGLLGYVWSMCIRRNIITQNGILFDENIAIHEDAIFCYACLKHAKKLYVFAEQPYNYYLNDLHSSSSLSSKMPTYYSAVALRRVKMMEDLLCYVNMDDVRSSEIISLLKYWSYARYIDHAYYSSNRKDSLLKVMEEMDVFSDFKPQSIKELIFKLIIRMKSPYLVIVCKKILNIFR, encoded by the coding sequence ATGAAACATAGTCCCCAAATATCTGTAATAGTACCAGTTTATAAGGTTGAAAAAGTTTTATCACGTTGTATAAATAGTATTTTATCTCAAGCGTATACAAATTTTGAGATTCTGTTGATCGATGATGGATCACCGGATAAAAGTGGGCTGATTTGTGATGATTATGCAAAACTGGATACTCGTATTCGAGTTTTCCATCAGTCAAATAAAGGTGTTTCTGCTGCAAGAAATAAAGGTTTGAAAGAAGCGGTAGGAGAATATGTTCTTTTTGTAGATTCTGATGATTGTTTTAGTGTAGAGTGGTTGAAGCTGTTAGGGACTTATGTAGGAAAGTATGATATGTGTTTTTGGGGAGCAAAAATATTATCAGGAAAAGATCAGGAAAAGGTAGTCGGGGAATATTTGCCTATTCAAAAAGACACAGATCATGATGCATCACTAGCGGATATTATTTATTCTCTTTTTAAAATAGGATTATTAGGCTATGTGTGGTCAATGTGTATTCGGAGAAATATTATAACTCAAAATGGAATTTTATTTGACGAGAACATTGCTATACATGAAGATGCTATTTTTTGTTATGCATGTTTAAAACATGCAAAGAAACTCTATGTTTTTGCAGAACAACCTTATAACTATTATTTAAATGATTTGCATAGTAGTAGTTCATTAAGCTCTAAAATGCCGACGTATTATTCGGCTGTTGCATTGCGAAGAGTAAAAATGATGGAGGATTTGTTATGTTATGTTAATATGGATGATGTGAGGTCTTCAGAGATTATTTCCTTACTGAAATATTGGTCCTATGCCCGCTATATAGATCATGCTTATTATTCCAGCAATAGAAAAGATAGCTTATTAAAGGTGATGGAAGAAATGGATGTCTTCTCGGATTTTAAACCTCAATCGATTAAAGAGCTTATATTTAAATTGATTATCCGGATGAAAAGTCCATACTTGGTGATTGTATGTAAGAAAATTTTGAATATATTTAGATAA
- a CDS encoding CDP-glycerol glycerophosphotransferase family protein, whose translation MRERIVFEIKKLLSVFTQLWVFIFKRDLSIVLCTGWAGKRFSDNSRYIYLFLEQHKNKLGLKRIVWISNNQEHIAYLRAHGYIAFKKNSWSSLYYHLRASYFIYDQYIDDFYSFLTSGAKVVNLWHGMPIKKFGLWNGFHPCWDLKDNYLMTCSALGDILIGKSFQVYPDHFIHGMYPRNFYLLHSIPLLMSSEMIYIKEIRKQKQAGKCILFYLPTFRKSTLCFLGEKEEYKITEFIQFLERKNYFLITKMHYAGFSRHNDKVIYTSQGLLNLPAGVDIYPFLKETDILLTDYSSVLFDFLYLDRDIIGLPYDLEDYKNNDQGLLFDYGDLPVDVAYNIDELKQLLSQEKTQQQKMIDQEKRSQWLMKCFGNYTIDDTIKNIFAK comes from the coding sequence ATGCGAGAACGAATAGTTTTTGAAATAAAAAAACTTTTATCAGTTTTTACCCAGCTGTGGGTATTTATATTCAAACGAGATTTATCTATCGTTCTTTGTACAGGTTGGGCAGGGAAGCGTTTTTCAGATAATTCTCGTTATATATATTTGTTTTTAGAGCAGCATAAAAATAAACTAGGATTAAAACGTATAGTTTGGATAAGTAATAATCAAGAACATATTGCTTATTTAAGGGCTCATGGTTATATCGCTTTTAAGAAAAATTCATGGAGCAGCTTATACTATCATTTACGTGCATCATATTTTATATATGATCAGTATATTGACGATTTTTATTCTTTCCTTACTTCAGGAGCAAAAGTGGTAAATTTATGGCATGGTATGCCTATCAAGAAGTTTGGTTTATGGAATGGCTTTCATCCTTGTTGGGACTTGAAGGATAATTATTTGATGACTTGTTCTGCCTTGGGAGATATTCTTATTGGTAAGTCCTTTCAAGTGTATCCTGATCATTTTATACATGGTATGTATCCAAGAAATTTCTATTTGTTACATTCTATACCGCTTTTAATGTCATCTGAAATGATCTATATAAAAGAAATACGAAAACAAAAACAAGCAGGTAAGTGTATTTTATTTTATTTGCCAACATTTCGGAAATCAACTTTATGTTTCTTAGGAGAAAAAGAGGAGTATAAGATTACAGAGTTTATTCAGTTTTTAGAAAGAAAAAATTATTTTCTTATAACGAAAATGCATTATGCTGGTTTTAGTCGGCATAATGATAAAGTTATTTATACTTCTCAAGGATTATTAAATTTACCAGCAGGGGTTGATATTTATCCATTTTTAAAAGAAACAGACATTTTACTTACTGATTATTCATCAGTCTTATTTGATTTCTTATATTTGGATCGTGATATTATAGGTCTTCCATATGATCTAGAAGATTATAAGAATAATGACCAGGGATTATTATTTGATTATGGAGATCTTCCTGTCGATGTGGCTTATAATATTGATGAGTTAAAACAGCTTTTGAGTCAAGAGAAGACACAACAGCAAAAAATGATTGATCAGGAAAAAAGATCACAATGGTTAATGAAATGTTTTGGAAATTATACAATAGATGACACTATAAAAAATATTTTTGCAAAATGA
- a CDS encoding glycerophosphodiester phosphodiesterase family protein — MKSTDLMFNIKKQATILTFQLAFTIMRIFICISTLLSLFIIFSCSDDDLEIKHISELQTYIQRNIPKQSVIAHRGTCIWAPENTEAAMRWARNSGADYLECDLQRTSDGYIVLYHDMTLQSKSNVNTIFKNTNKIYISEFTLEELLKLDFGYWFNRDHSEYARESFYNSDILTLEDLIMICEGYKIKRDKNNRRIFKKINNRIITEYEPDSTDNGNRPGIYIEIKYQDLHKGIEQNIKDELLRLGWYAHNSSELKEIRTKVGCVNTANTPARVVVQTFSTNTLKELNRVFNPIIPICRLIAENEKTKVDEKTYKKWINEAVKYNAVIIAPSINSDYPDNFLDLLQPWMYDLIKESGLLIHPFTFNKTTEIDYYKDMCDGYFCNDTYSAVKHLNKKNDLDFSSGENILNSLGY; from the coding sequence ATGAAGTCAACTGACTTAATGTTTAACATAAAAAAACAGGCAACCATTTTGACTTTTCAATTAGCATTTACAATTATGAGAATTTTCATCTGTATATCCACTCTGCTAAGTTTATTTATTATTTTTTCATGCAGTGATGATGATTTAGAAATAAAACATATCTCTGAATTACAGACATATATTCAGAGGAACATACCAAAACAATCTGTTATTGCACACAGAGGTACTTGCATATGGGCTCCGGAGAATACTGAAGCGGCTATGCGGTGGGCAAGAAATTCTGGAGCAGACTATTTGGAATGTGACCTGCAAAGGACATCTGATGGATACATTGTACTTTACCATGACATGACACTTCAAAGCAAATCTAATGTCAATACCATATTTAAAAACACAAATAAAATCTATATTAGTGAATTCACTCTTGAAGAATTATTGAAACTGGACTTCGGATACTGGTTCAACAGAGACCATTCTGAATATGCCAGAGAATCTTTCTATAATTCTGACATATTAACTCTAGAAGATTTAATAATGATATGTGAAGGATATAAAATAAAAAGAGACAAAAATAACAGACGTATCTTCAAAAAAATAAATAACCGCATTATTACAGAATATGAGCCTGATAGCACAGACAATGGAAACAGACCCGGCATATACATTGAAATTAAATATCAAGATTTGCACAAAGGTATTGAACAAAATATAAAGGATGAATTACTACGTTTAGGCTGGTATGCACACAATTCGTCTGAACTTAAAGAAATAAGAACTAAGGTTGGATGTGTAAACACAGCAAACACTCCAGCCAGAGTTGTTGTGCAGACTTTTTCAACAAACACATTAAAAGAGCTAAATAGAGTTTTTAACCCAATTATTCCTATTTGTCGTTTAATAGCTGAAAATGAAAAAACAAAAGTTGATGAAAAAACTTACAAAAAATGGATCAACGAAGCTGTAAAATATAATGCCGTAATAATCGCACCAAGTATTAATTCAGATTATCCGGATAATTTTTTGGATTTACTTCAACCATGGATGTATGATTTGATTAAAGAAAGTGGATTATTAATACATCCCTTTACATTCAACAAAACTACAGAAATAGACTATTATAAGGATATGTGTGATGGATATTTTTGCAATGACACATATTCCGCAGTAAAACATTTGAATAAGAAGAATGATCTTGATTTCAGTTCCGGTGAAAATATTTTAAATAGTTTAGGTTATTAG
- a CDS encoding polysaccharide biosynthesis/export family protein: MKFKDLLFAVFCVLLTACAQPRDVIYFQGVDSLTPEQLEAMSQTYSTKLTSDDLLSITVSNWDPESVAPFNPPVYSYSTAEGEQPIVASQSMYTYLVDKNGDIEFPVLGKIHVAGLTRQELAADLQNKISKYVKDKPLVKVELLNFKVTMMGEINRPGSYSIKNDRVTILDVIGMAGDLPLTANRKNILVIRENEGKKEIYRLDITDPNIFSSPCFYLKQNDVVYVEPIKTKLRSRTSSDRQFTMSLITSLISSVSVIVAMVISIKNN, translated from the coding sequence ATGAAATTTAAGGATTTATTATTCGCAGTTTTTTGTGTATTGCTAACAGCTTGTGCACAGCCTAGAGATGTAATTTATTTTCAGGGTGTTGACTCTTTAACTCCTGAACAGTTGGAAGCAATGAGTCAAACTTATTCGACTAAGCTTACTTCTGATGATTTACTTTCTATAACTGTAAGTAATTGGGATCCGGAATCAGTTGCCCCATTCAATCCTCCGGTTTATTCTTATTCTACAGCGGAAGGAGAACAGCCTATTGTTGCTTCTCAGTCTATGTATACTTATTTGGTAGATAAAAATGGTGATATAGAATTTCCTGTATTAGGTAAAATACATGTTGCGGGTTTGACACGTCAGGAATTAGCAGCTGATTTACAAAATAAAATTTCTAAATATGTAAAAGACAAACCATTGGTAAAGGTTGAATTACTTAATTTTAAAGTTACAATGATGGGGGAAATCAACAGGCCTGGTTCTTATTCTATTAAAAATGATAGAGTAACTATTTTGGATGTTATAGGTATGGCGGGTGATTTACCTTTAACAGCAAATCGAAAAAATATTTTGGTCATAAGAGAAAATGAAGGGAAAAAAGAAATATATCGTTTAGATATTACAGATCCAAATATTTTTTCTTCCCCGTGTTTTTATTTAAAGCAGAATGATGTGGTATATGTTGAACCTATCAAGACAAAATTGAGATCTAGAACAAGTTCGGATCGTCAGTTTACAATGTCTTTGATTACTTCTTTGATTAGTTCAGTATCAGTAATTGTGGCTATGGTAATTAGTATTAAAAATAACTAA
- a CDS encoding GumC family protein produces the protein MEDLYKEDEVVSLKLIIVNYLYHWRLFAIAGLISLIPAILYLVLYPKTYEIKAMLRIQDEKSLNNGGGISMGEAAGLMRSFGLGGGSSGAINVDDEMATLKSNALLTKVVLALGLDVTYEKPFSFEKLYKNSPIVVSLDSVMRENLQESIVFRINIDQTGAVAIKMEETGEKFFFPSLPAQLKLEQGIVNINYREGGEKKKIKLDVTISPASWIAEDLSDEIEYDTYSETANTIEIAYKDHNKERGVDLLNTLMAEYNISEMAVKRKDGKKSFLFLEGRIDEVMTQLKEIERSIELYKLKNRMTDVEYDVQFYSEALKLYREKLIELESQKYMIDLLSKYLEDPKNQYKLVPPVLSTGSSSEKGNSVAAYNEAIIQWEKMQKTSKDNNPLNEVAEKQIEKLRESVIVSVDNTRKSLNAVMSDLKAQEKQVLDKMGNVPTYEREYLDLRRQQEILQGVYLVLLQKKEEVALSIDGGRDKGFIAEKAYAKYLAVAPRKLYAAVIMMFITIFLPVGYLFCKVRLLELIEEYKKAK, from the coding sequence ATGGAAGATTTGTATAAAGAGGATGAGGTTGTAAGCCTTAAGTTGATTATAGTCAACTATTTATATCACTGGAGGCTGTTCGCTATAGCTGGTCTGATATCTTTAATACCGGCAATTCTTTATTTAGTTCTTTATCCAAAAACGTATGAAATAAAAGCTATGCTTCGTATTCAGGATGAAAAGTCACTAAATAATGGTGGCGGTATAAGCATGGGGGAAGCTGCTGGTTTGATGCGTTCATTTGGGCTTGGTGGAGGTTCTTCTGGTGCGATTAATGTAGATGATGAAATGGCTACCTTAAAGTCAAATGCTTTATTGACTAAGGTAGTTTTAGCATTAGGCTTGGATGTAACTTATGAGAAACCTTTTTCTTTTGAGAAACTGTATAAGAATTCTCCAATTGTTGTTTCACTTGACTCTGTAATGCGAGAAAACTTACAAGAGTCAATAGTTTTCCGTATAAATATTGATCAAACAGGGGCAGTAGCCATTAAAATGGAAGAAACAGGTGAGAAATTTTTCTTTCCTTCTTTACCGGCTCAACTTAAATTAGAGCAGGGAATAGTGAATATAAATTATCGAGAAGGAGGTGAAAAGAAAAAAATTAAATTAGATGTAACAATCTCTCCTGCTTCTTGGATTGCTGAGGATTTATCAGATGAAATAGAATATGATACTTATTCTGAAACTGCAAATACAATAGAAATAGCTTATAAGGATCATAATAAGGAGAGAGGCGTAGATTTGCTGAACACTTTGATGGCAGAGTATAATATTTCTGAGATGGCGGTGAAGCGTAAAGATGGTAAAAAATCTTTTCTCTTTTTAGAAGGGCGAATAGATGAGGTAATGACTCAGTTGAAAGAAATAGAACGTTCTATTGAGTTATATAAGTTAAAGAATCGTATGACAGATGTAGAATATGATGTTCAGTTTTACTCGGAAGCATTAAAGTTATACCGTGAGAAACTGATTGAGCTGGAATCTCAAAAGTATATGATTGACTTATTGAGTAAATACCTGGAAGATCCTAAAAATCAGTATAAATTGGTGCCTCCTGTTTTATCAACAGGTAGTAGCAGTGAAAAAGGGAATTCAGTTGCAGCTTATAATGAAGCAATAATTCAGTGGGAAAAAATGCAGAAAACATCAAAAGATAATAACCCTTTGAATGAAGTAGCAGAAAAGCAAATTGAGAAATTGCGTGAAAGTGTTATCGTTTCTGTTGATAACACACGTAAGAGTTTAAATGCGGTTATGTCTGATTTAAAGGCACAGGAAAAGCAAGTTTTGGATAAGATGGGGAATGTTCCTACTTATGAGCGTGAATATCTTGACTTACGTCGTCAACAGGAAATCTTACAAGGTGTTTACTTAGTCTTGCTGCAGAAGAAAGAGGAAGTCGCCTTATCTATTGATGGTGGGCGAGATAAGGGTTTTATTGCAGAAAAAGCTTATGCAAAATATTTGGCTGTTGCTCCAAGAAAGCTTTATGCAGCAGTAATCATGATGTTTATAACAATATTTCTTCCAGTTGGATATTTGTTCTGTAAAGTCCGATTGTTGGAATTAATAGAAGAGTATAAGAAAGCAAAATAA